In Tiliqua scincoides isolate rTilSci1 chromosome 1, rTilSci1.hap2, whole genome shotgun sequence, the following are encoded in one genomic region:
- the CDCA7 gene encoding cell division cycle-associated protein 7, translating to MNPFAVQGNLSGKKRFAAFRNTKQIPMETSSSSDDSCDSFGSDNFANTKPNFKPEVAEEMAKIFHEDSDDESFCGFSESEIQDVLKLNSGESDMSDEDTFSGKRPQKCLVPLKVAMKFPLRRSKRVKSGIASVGKPLCKLELESDSDEKEKGSSFLEKRALNIKENKAMLAKLMAELKNVPGIFTKGPLATPTLKPRRSPRKSFPRSALRRNPDRSSRPHTRSRSLTEGPPSPVSVKDEEDPYMLVRRKTDDFSEDEIDTPRRKRSSGMTLPHIIRPVEEITAEELNNICEIASDKVYNRVMGSTCHQCRQKTIDTKTNCRNPECFGVRGQFCGPCLRNRYGEEVRTALLDSNWHCPPCRGICNCSFCRQREGRCATGVLVYLAKYHGYDNVHAYLKSLKQELEMQE from the exons ATGAATCCCTTCGCTGTGCAG GGCAACCTATCAGGAAAGAAGAGATTTGCAGCATTCCGAAATACAAAACAGATCCCCATGGAAACCTCTTCATCCTCTGATGACAGTTGTGACAGTTTTGGCTCTGATAATTTTGCAAACACG AAACCGAACTTCAAGCCAGAAGTCGCAGAAGAAATGGCTAAAATTTTTCATGAGGACTCAGATGATGAATCATTCTGTGGTTTTTCAGAAAGTGAGATTCAGGATGTGCTG AAACTGAACTCCGGAGAAAGTGATATGAGTGACGAAGATACATTTTCAGGCAAGAGGCCACAGAAATGCTTAGTTCCTCTAAAAGTTGCTATGAAGTTTCCACTTCGAAGGTCTAAGAGGGTGAAGAGTGGCATTGCTTCAGTGGGTAAACCTTTGTGTAAACTGGAGTTGGAGTCAGACtctgatgaaaaagaaaaaggctcCAGCTTCTTGGAGAAGAGAGCTTTAAACATAAAGGAGAACAAGGCTATG CTTGCAAAACTAATGGCTGAATTAAAAAATGTACCTGGGATTTTTACTAAGGGTCCACTGGCAACTCCTACACTG AAACCACGGCGGTCTCCAAGAAAGTCATTTCCGAGAAGTGCTTTAAGGAGAAATCCAGACAGAAGTTCTAGGCCTCACACAAGATCCAGGTCTCTGACTGAAGGTCCTCCAAGTCCTGTGTCAGTAAAGGATGAAGAGGATCCTTATATGTTAGTGAGAAGGAAGACTGACGATTTCTCTGAG GATGAAATTGATACTCCCAGAAGAAAGCGTTCCAGTGGAATGACTCTCCCCCACATTATCCGTCCCGTGGAAGAAATAACTGCTGAAGAGTTGAATAATATATGTGAGATTGCCAGTGATAAAGTGTATAATCGTGTAATG GGTTCTACCTGTCACCAGTGTCGCCAGAAGACTATAGATACCAAGACCAACTGTCGTAATCCAGAATGTTTTGGAGTACGTGGTCAATTCTGTGGACCCTGCCTTCGCAATCGATATGGTGAAGAAGTCAGGACTGCTCTGTTGGATTCA aaCTGGCACTGCCCACCTTGCCGTGGGATCTGCAACTGTAGCTTCTGCAGGCAGCGGGAAGGACGGTGTGCAACAGGTGTGCTGGTTTACTTGGCCAAGTACCATGGTTATGACAACGTCCATGCATATT